One Punica granatum isolate Tunisia-2019 chromosome 3, ASM765513v2, whole genome shotgun sequence genomic window carries:
- the LOC116200842 gene encoding uncharacterized protein LOC116200842 has protein sequence MAVSFSRFSMWTWGAKEKEPVSNGPSSTGLTNEFGFGFREPENLKFPFVKGKKIASSSRKVKRKWQSREQRRNIDREFDIVLVPSDGVCLSGSDESEDSDWSIGWLEPPGTEFLSDDEGEDNSFAVLVPCYRPGSKELVEDSSKQLLSVIKNLPDEFDAEGNNYIEQWLSSLQNC, from the exons ATGGCGGTTTCCTTCAGCCGGTTCTCGATGTGGACGTGGGGTGCTAAAGAGAAAGAGCCGGTTTCAAATGGCCCTTCATCCACAGGTTTAACCAATGAGTTTGGCTTCGGGTTCAGGGAACCCGAGAACTTGAAGTTCCCTTTTGTGAAGGGGAAGAAGATAGCTTCCTCGTCAAGGAAGGTGAAGCGGAAGTGGCAGAGTCGGGAACAGAGGAGGAACATTGATAGGGAATTTGATATCGTGTTAGTGCCGTCTGATGGAGTTTGTTTGTCGGGTTCCGACGAGTCTGAGGACTCTGATTGGTCGATCGGGTGGTTGGAGCCTCCTGGCACAGAGTTTCTGAGCGATGATGAGGGTGAAGATAATAGCTTTGCTGTGCTTGTTCCTTGCTACAGACCTGGCAGCAAAGAACTGGTGGAGGACTCAAGTAAGCAGTTATTGAGCGTCATTAAGAATCTTCCCGATGAGTTTGATGCTG AGGGCAACAATTACATCGAGCAATGGCTGTCTTCTCTCCAGAACTGCTGA